The following coding sequences are from one Fibrobacter sp. UBA4297 window:
- a CDS encoding NAD(P)-dependent oxidoreductase yields the protein MKVILIIAHHCILPGAYKGFEEILDRLHHDLPGTRVASTSLLDLENDLRTLLREDVESVTLLPYLLLNGQHTKNDVPRVVAKLQAEFPQIPITLLPCLGDWKEFSSMVVCGIRNAQGVDPSTTPSGFAQDDKKTERAHSSNLFSIEINLEGRNVLVVGGGRIALRKVKTLIPTGAHITVVAPQFDPDFENLLTSKGEARPHTSYPITLKQRPYEPLDLRCVFMVFICTDQPAVNAQVSNDARARRILVNNACDYLDGDFIVPARMDFGENIAVTVSTQGRAPSLAKKLKQKIQAEWAEGLEQVEREFGKS from the coding sequence ATGAAAGTCATTCTTATTATCGCTCATCATTGCATTTTGCCTGGTGCGTACAAAGGATTTGAAGAAATTCTCGACCGCTTGCATCATGACTTGCCGGGTACGCGCGTGGCGAGCACGAGTTTGTTAGATTTGGAAAACGACCTCCGCACACTTTTGCGCGAAGACGTGGAATCAGTGACGCTTCTGCCGTATCTGCTTTTGAACGGCCAGCATACAAAGAATGATGTGCCGCGAGTGGTTGCAAAATTGCAGGCTGAATTCCCGCAAATTCCGATTACGCTTTTGCCTTGCCTTGGCGATTGGAAAGAATTTTCGAGCATGGTTGTCTGTGGCATCCGCAATGCACAGGGCGTAGATCCTTCGACTACGCCTAGCGGCTTCGCTCAGGATGACAAGAAAACGGAGCGCGCCCATAGCTCAAACCTCTTCTCTATCGAAATTAATCTCGAAGGGCGTAACGTTCTCGTTGTAGGCGGTGGCCGCATCGCACTCCGCAAGGTGAAAACGTTAATCCCGACAGGTGCTCACATTACCGTTGTCGCTCCGCAATTCGACCCGGATTTCGAGAATCTTCTAACTTCAAAGGGCGAAGCCCGACCTCATACCTCATACCCAATTACATTAAAACAGCGCCCATACGAACCGCTTGACTTGCGTTGCGTTTTCATGGTCTTCATTTGTACCGACCAGCCCGCCGTCAATGCTCAAGTTTCTAACGATGCCCGTGCCCGCCGCATTCTCGTGAATAACGCTTGCGATTACCTCGACGGCGATTTCATTGTGCCTGCCCGCATGGATTTTGGCGAAAACATTGCCGTGACAGTCTCCACGCAGGGCCGCGCCCCTTCGCTCGCGAAAAAGCTCAAGCAGAAAATCCAGGCTGAATGGGCCGAGGGCCTTGAACAGGTCGAACGCGAATTCGGAAAATCCTAA
- a CDS encoding fibrobacter succinogenes major paralogous domain-containing protein produces MTKAMKFILTILIALGLANAFNIRNTKVINVTGDVNVDGTVDINEKSKARKEAEYLEDKIDYYEERFDTDKAWALALIDISETEKKSILQLYASYYRDRCPDNVLTNAEMDFKTIQTLKEIGFKSNGVNWTFERHKVHVGRPHSGKIDKNKIPADLFFGIKASITPSNSILIKVQTNLPDENHLTMTVKNKTGKVYNVDSVYVRNGALELELFLPQIEKGVYTLDINDPTGMGNPSSDIFNFAKTCGKNTRLNQFLGDRRYIRLVNKKILHVKKDIANKNLAISEFEVRKNERKKHIIENGADIIDKRDEERSRIVEKWFGFKKDVEITRTTATKKYKTVKIGKNIWMAENLNHATRNSFCYDDLESNCDKYGRLYNWEEAKTVCPDGWRLPSKEDFEDLISNVEDENAEFLKSTSGWLYHNGNNELGFNALPAGNCNSCNIREKYKNYNGLGEKTLFWSSTDVNWLRANSLFLTDSKYRYHSYKKAIIDGTDKDHFISVRCVKK; encoded by the coding sequence ATGACTAAAGCTATGAAATTTATCCTGACCATTCTTATTGCGCTGGGCTTAGCAAATGCCTTCAACATTCGTAACACAAAGGTTATAAATGTTACAGGAGATGTCAATGTTGATGGAACTGTTGACATTAATGAAAAATCAAAAGCCCGAAAAGAAGCCGAATATCTCGAAGACAAGATTGATTACTACGAGGAACGCTTTGACACAGACAAAGCATGGGCTCTCGCGTTAATCGACATATCTGAAACCGAGAAGAAAAGCATTTTGCAGTTATATGCCAGTTATTACCGCGACCGCTGTCCAGACAACGTGCTGACAAATGCAGAAATGGATTTCAAAACAATCCAAACACTTAAAGAAATCGGCTTCAAAAGCAATGGTGTGAATTGGACATTTGAAAGGCATAAAGTCCATGTTGGGAGACCGCATTCAGGAAAAATCGACAAGAATAAAATTCCAGCCGATCTGTTTTTTGGCATAAAAGCTTCTATCACCCCTAGCAATTCCATTTTGATAAAAGTTCAAACCAACCTACCCGACGAAAATCATCTTACCATGACGGTAAAAAACAAGACCGGCAAAGTTTATAATGTCGATTCCGTCTATGTTCGCAATGGAGCCTTGGAACTTGAGTTATTTTTGCCACAAATTGAAAAAGGCGTCTACACGCTCGACATAAATGACCCGACAGGAATGGGCAACCCTTCATCAGACATTTTCAATTTCGCTAAAACATGCGGAAAAAACACGCGACTAAATCAATTTTTAGGCGACCGCAGATACATCAGACTAGTAAACAAAAAAATTTTGCATGTAAAGAAAGACATTGCAAACAAAAACCTTGCAATCTCCGAATTCGAAGTCCGTAAAAACGAACGAAAAAAGCACATCATTGAAAATGGAGCCGACATCATCGACAAGAGAGATGAGGAAAGATCTCGAATCGTCGAAAAATGGTTCGGTTTCAAAAAGGATGTTGAAATCACAAGAACTACCGCAACAAAGAAATACAAGACTGTAAAAATCGGCAAGAACATCTGGATGGCAGAAAACTTAAATCACGCCACGCGAAACAGTTTCTGCTACGATGATTTAGAAAGCAACTGCGATAAGTACGGCAGACTCTACAACTGGGAAGAGGCAAAAACAGTCTGCCCAGACGGTTGGCGGCTCCCAAGCAAAGAAGACTTCGAAGATTTAATCAGCAATGTAGAAGACGAAAACGCAGAGTTTTTAAAATCTACTTCAGGATGGCTATACCACAACGGCAACAATGAACTTGGTTTTAATGCGCTCCCTGCAGGCAACTGTAACTCTTGCAATATTAGAGAAAAGTACAAAAACTATAATGGACTTGGAGAAAAAACATTATTTTGGAGTTCAACTGATGTAAATTGGTTACGAGCCAACAGCCTCTTTTTAACAGACTCCAAATACCGTTACCACAGTTACAAAAAAGCTATAATAGACGGTACCGACAAAGATCATTTCATATCCGTCCGTTGCGTCAAAAAATAA
- the hemB gene encoding porphobilinogen synthase, with protein sequence MIIRPRRLRRNEVIRNMVAETAVNPDALVYPMFVVEGTGVKEEIPSMPNQFRFSIDEILKELESCVALGIKSILLFGIPDHKDEMATSAYDNDGIVQRAVRAIKAKFPSLYVITDVCLCEYMSHGHCGIIKDGDVDNDPTLELLAKTALSHAEAGADMVAPSDMMDGRVAAIREMLDANGFSNTPIMAYSAKFASAYYGPFRDAADSAPHFGNRKSYQMDVRNGREALHEVELDLEEGADIVMVKPGLAFLDVLRETAEISNVPVAVYNVSGEYSMVKAAAKMGWIDEKSIIRENMIAFKRAGADIIITYHAKEILERNIL encoded by the coding sequence ATGATTATTCGTCCTCGTCGTTTACGTAGAAATGAAGTTATCCGCAACATGGTTGCAGAAACTGCTGTAAATCCCGATGCCCTCGTTTACCCGATGTTCGTGGTTGAAGGAACGGGCGTCAAAGAAGAAATCCCGTCCATGCCGAACCAGTTCCGTTTCTCGATTGATGAAATCTTGAAGGAACTTGAAAGCTGTGTCGCGCTTGGCATCAAGTCCATTTTGCTCTTTGGTATTCCGGATCATAAGGACGAAATGGCAACTTCTGCATACGATAACGATGGCATTGTGCAGCGTGCAGTACGTGCCATCAAGGCGAAGTTCCCGAGTTTGTACGTGATTACGGACGTGTGCCTTTGCGAATACATGAGTCATGGTCATTGCGGCATCATTAAGGATGGCGATGTGGATAATGACCCAACGCTTGAACTTTTGGCAAAGACGGCCCTTTCGCACGCCGAAGCGGGTGCCGATATGGTCGCTCCGAGTGACATGATGGATGGTCGTGTGGCTGCAATTCGTGAAATGTTGGATGCAAATGGATTTTCGAATACGCCGATTATGGCGTACAGTGCAAAGTTCGCAAGTGCTTATTACGGCCCGTTCCGCGATGCGGCGGATTCCGCTCCGCATTTTGGCAATCGCAAGAGCTACCAGATGGACGTGCGCAATGGCCGCGAAGCGCTCCATGAAGTGGAACTGGATTTGGAAGAGGGGGCCGATATCGTGATGGTGAAGCCGGGGCTTGCATTCCTTGATGTGTTACGTGAGACGGCTGAAATCAGCAATGTGCCTGTCGCTGTGTACAACGTAAGTGGCGAATATTCGATGGTCAAGGCGGCTGCAAAGATGGGCTGGATTGATGAAAAATCGATTATCCGCGAAAACATGATTGCGTTCAAGCGCGCCGGTGCTGATATCATCATTACGTACCACGCCAAGGAAATTTTGGAAAGGAACATTCTTTAA
- a CDS encoding mechanosensitive ion channel family protein: MKEFESFLKNLGVTNAIAQDIIEIATVLVVIAIILAIIKFILSFAIKKGADESVKPLLYSLFSYALYIVGLLMILHILGVNTAGIVTVIGAASLAIGLALKDTLGNIASGILLLFLHPFRASDYIECGSLKGKIVGVSLFNTTLISLDGLYISAPNSMLWGAPIVNFSRNPSRRLDLAFGIDYADSAEKAMNEMKQLVNADPEVLKNPEPSFFVSSLDDSSVAVNLRIWVKTANYWDMRCKYMKAVKERFDEVGISIPFPQRVVHIVKE; this comes from the coding sequence ATGAAAGAATTCGAATCGTTCTTGAAAAATCTCGGTGTCACAAATGCAATTGCTCAGGACATCATTGAAATTGCGACAGTGCTTGTCGTTATCGCCATTATCTTGGCGATTATCAAGTTTATTCTTAGTTTTGCCATTAAGAAGGGCGCTGATGAATCGGTGAAACCGCTACTTTATTCGTTGTTCTCTTATGCGCTGTACATTGTCGGTTTGCTCATGATTCTCCATATTCTCGGTGTGAACACCGCAGGAATCGTGACTGTAATCGGTGCCGCTTCTCTTGCCATTGGCCTTGCTTTGAAGGATACGCTTGGCAACATCGCTTCGGGAATTCTATTGCTGTTCCTCCATCCGTTCCGCGCTTCGGACTACATTGAATGCGGTTCTTTGAAGGGTAAAATTGTGGGCGTGAGCCTTTTCAACACGACGCTTATTTCGTTGGACGGCCTTTATATCTCTGCACCGAACAGCATGTTGTGGGGAGCTCCGATTGTCAACTTTAGCCGCAATCCGAGCCGCCGCCTTGATTTGGCTTTTGGCATTGATTATGCGGATTCTGCTGAAAAGGCGATGAACGAAATGAAACAACTTGTGAATGCGGACCCAGAAGTCCTGAAAAATCCGGAACCGTCGTTCTTTGTTTCGTCGCTGGATGATAGCTCGGTGGCTGTCAATTTGAGAATTTGGGTCAAGACCGCAAATTACTGGGATATGCGTTGCAAGTACATGAAGGCTGTGAAGGAACGCTTTGACGAAGTCGGTATTTCTATCCCGTTCCCGCAGCGTGTGGTGCATATCGTTAAGGAGTAG